In the genome of Hydrogenispora ethanolica, the window GCGGCGTAGGCCCGGGCCAGCCGGGGATCCTGCCAGGTGCCGTTGTGCACGCCGTTGGTGATGGCGATGATCTCCGAGGCCCCCTCGACGCCCCGCCACATGTCGCGGGCGGTATGGCCGTGCAGCTCAGCCACTGCGTTGGCCTTGCGCGACAGGCGCAGCCCGGCCACGGTCATGCTGAAGGGGTCGCCGCCGATCCGCACCAGCTGCTCGTGGGTGAGCCCGTTATAGGCCCCCATGTACTGGAGCAGGTCGTGGCCGTGGACCTCATTGCCGGCCATGATCGGCGTATGGGTGGTAAAGACGATCTCCTGACGGGTCCGCCGCCAGGCTTCCTCGAAATCCATGCCCTCGTCGTCCATCTTCAGCCGGATCAGCTCGACCCCGGCGATCACCGGGTGGCTGTCGTTGAAGTGATAGACGTCGGGGTAGATCCCGAGCGTCCGCAGGGCGCGCACCCCGCCGATGCCGAGGATCATCTCCTGGGCGATCCGCTCCTCGGAGAACCAGCCGTACAGTTGGCCGGTGACGAGCGGGTCGCAGTTGCCCGGGAGGTTGGCGTCGAGCAGGTAGAGATCGACATTGTCATATTGCGAACATTTCCAGACCTTGCAATGGACCCAGCGGCCGCGGATCTTCACTCCGACCACCACGCCGGTGTCCTGCAGGAAGTCATACCGATACTCCGGGTAACAATCGTAGATCCGGCCGTCTTCCCGGAAGACCTGAGTGGTGTAGCCTTGCCGCCACAGAATGCCCACTCCGATCAGGGGGTAGCCGCCGTCTTTGGCTGCCTTCAAAATATCGCCGGCCAGGATCCCCAGGCCGCCCGAGTAGATCCGGAAATCTTCGTGCAGCCCGAATTCCATGCAAAAATAGGCTACTTGAGGCAGTTTCTTGTCGCTCATGTTCTCCCTCCAAAAATGAGTCAATCTAGATCGTGAAACATTGGCGATACGGTCGTTCTTCAGATGAAATAAAAAAACTATCGCGTGGAACGGCCCCCCGCGCCGTTCCGGATGGCAAAAAAGCTGCCGTCCGTACTTCCATCGTGAGCTGTGTTTCATCCGGGACGGTCGGAATGCAACACATCATTCATTGTAACGGGATGGGACTCCGATAGTCAACATAATACAGCAGGAACGGATGCCATTTTTAGGAGGGAAAGGCGAGAGTTTACGCCGTTCCGCCCGGAGCGGGCCGGATGGCTCGGAAAACAGCAGGGGAATTCCGGCAATGGGTGAATAATCTGGCATGCCCCGGGCGGCTCGCGGATTTCAATAAAGGGAAAAGAGGGGATGACCCATGTTTGACGATCGGCGCAGTAAGAAACTGTTATTGGTGGCCCATTGCATTTTAAATCAGAATGCCAAGCTGGATGCTTGCGCCCATTATCCGGGCGCGATCCGGGAAGCGGCCGCCGCGTTGCTGGACGCGGGGGTCGGCATTGTCCAGCTGCCCTGCCCGGAACTGCTCTGCCTGGGGCTGGACCGCGAAGCGGCTCCCGGGAGCCGGCCCACCGTGGCGAAGGAGGACACGCGGATCGCCGCGCGGATGGCGGAAGAAGCGCCGACCGGGGCCTGCCGGGCCTTGGCGGCGGAGATCCTCCGCCAGCTCCTCGAGTATCGGAAACACGGTTTCGCGGTTCTCGGCCTCCTGGGGATCAACGGGTCGCCCACTTGCGGGGTGGAAACCACCTGGGCCGACGGGGCGGAACGGGAAGGGCCGGGGGTCTTCATCCGGCAACTGGCCGCGGCACTGGACCGGGAGGGCCTCGCGGTCGAAATGGCGGGCATCAAGGCGCGCGAAGCGGAGGCGGCCGTCGCTGCCGTCCACCGGCTGCTCCGGAAGGAACGGGATTGAACCCCGGGCCGTGGCGGCGGTGAAGGAATCGGAGTATCCCGGACGATGCGGCAGCCGGAGCAACCGGGTATCATCAGCATAAGAAGCGACCCGCAATTTGGGCGGAA includes:
- a CDS encoding CD3072 family TudS-related putative desulfidase, coding for MFDDRRSKKLLLVAHCILNQNAKLDACAHYPGAIREAAAALLDAGVGIVQLPCPELLCLGLDREAAPGSRPTVAKEDTRIAARMAEEAPTGACRALAAEILRQLLEYRKHGFAVLGLLGINGSPTCGVETTWADGAEREGPGVFIRQLAAALDREGLAVEMAGIKAREAEAAVAAVHRLLRKERD
- the glgP gene encoding alpha-glucan family phosphorylase, which codes for MSDKKLPQVAYFCMEFGLHEDFRIYSGGLGILAGDILKAAKDGGYPLIGVGILWRQGYTTQVFREDGRIYDCYPEYRYDFLQDTGVVVGVKIRGRWVHCKVWKCSQYDNVDLYLLDANLPGNCDPLVTGQLYGWFSEERIAQEMILGIGGVRALRTLGIYPDVYHFNDSHPVIAGVELIRLKMDDEGMDFEEAWRRTRQEIVFTTHTPIMAGNEVHGHDLLQYMGAYNGLTHEQLVRIGGDPFSMTVAGLRLSRKANAVAELHGHTARDMWRGVEGASEIIAITNGVHNGTWQDPRLARAYAAGSDLWGPHQAAKREMIAEIERRNGVKLDENVLTIGFARRAAPYKRGDLIFRRPEVIEPLLRDGKLQLIFSGKAHPNDLTGKGIITRLYEMAKRFPERVVFLQNYDMKIGKLLTRGCDVWLNNPVRPMEASGTSGMKAAMNGVLNFSVLDGWWPEGCRHGVNGWQIGDGHYHHDQDQADADALYYVLGNDILPLYYGNRAKWTEMMRASITMSQWQFSAARMVREYYHRLYLTDAAAAEYPFPEVPAYLRELPNCPNDGLYAGM